A DNA window from Ipomoea triloba cultivar NCNSP0323 chromosome 10, ASM357664v1 contains the following coding sequences:
- the LOC116031840 gene encoding psbP domain-containing protein 7, chloroplastic isoform X2, translating to MQYLLKATTASASLYRIKMTQSSGDRDERSREVAAMRPEGSPADQFAPLASVFRRRLLTGIGTASLVAVGANFGGITSFLLGVSPESARSLKLDVLYPIGGYSRCLEANEGFAEKVERSLDPPALNSGEKRRRNVNEPVVAFGPPGSSGELNVSVIVSPVPIDFSIEAFGGAKEVGEAIVKTITSSTSKRPQVKGTLIQSNIREDSLMNVKYYILEFQVEGSSFQRHNVAVCCARRGRLYTLNAQAPQSLWPMVKSDLYRIADSFVLTS from the exons ATGCAATATCTTCTCAAAGCTACCACTGCAAGTGCTTCCCTATACCGGATCAAAATGACACAATCTTCCGGCGACAGGGACGAGAGAAGCCGGGAAGTGGCGGCGATGCGACCCGAGGGGTCTCCAGCCGACCAATTTGCGCCGCTAGCGTCGGTGTTTAGGCGGCGGCTTCTTACTGGTATCGGCACGGCTTCTCTGGTTGCGGTGGGTGCTAATTTTGGTGGAATCACGAGTTTCCTTCTCGGCGTCTCGCCGGAGAGCGCCCGGAGTCTCAAGCTTGATGTGCTTTATCCTATCGGAGGTTACAGTCGCTGCCTTGAAGCAAATGAAGGATTTG CTGAGAAAGTAGAAAGATCCCTTGATCCACCGGCTTTGAATAGTGGCGAAAAACGTAGACGAAACGTGAATGAGCCTGTGGTTGCGTTTGGACCACCAGGGTCGAGTGGAGAGCTCAATGTTAGCGTTATTGTCTCACCCGTTCCAATTGATTTCTC GATAGAAGCATTTGGAGGAGCAAAAGAAGTAGGAGAAGCCATTGTGAAGACCATCACAAGCTCAACAAGCAAACGCCCACAAGTGAAGGGGACATTGATTCAATCAAACATAAGAGAAGATTCATTAATGAATGTAAAATACTACATACTAGAATTCCAAGTTGAGGGTTCTTCATTTCAAAGGCATAATGTTGCTGTGTGTTGTGCAAGGAGAGGAAGGTTGTACACTCTAAATGCCCAAGCCCCACAATCGCTATGGCCAATGGTCAAATCAGATTTATATAGGATTGCTGATTCTTTTGTTTTAACCTCTTAA
- the LOC116031840 gene encoding psbP domain-containing protein 7, chloroplastic isoform X1: MQYLLKATTASASLYRIKMTQSSGDRDERSREVAAMRPEGSPADQFAPLASVFRRRLLTGIGTASLVAVGANFGGITSFLLGVSPESARSLKLDVLYPIGGYSRCLEANEGFEFLYPSNWVGDQTLLYRTAEKVERSLDPPALNSGEKRRRNVNEPVVAFGPPGSSGELNVSVIVSPVPIDFSIEAFGGAKEVGEAIVKTITSSTSKRPQVKGTLIQSNIREDSLMNVKYYILEFQVEGSSFQRHNVAVCCARRGRLYTLNAQAPQSLWPMVKSDLYRIADSFVLTS; the protein is encoded by the exons ATGCAATATCTTCTCAAAGCTACCACTGCAAGTGCTTCCCTATACCGGATCAAAATGACACAATCTTCCGGCGACAGGGACGAGAGAAGCCGGGAAGTGGCGGCGATGCGACCCGAGGGGTCTCCAGCCGACCAATTTGCGCCGCTAGCGTCGGTGTTTAGGCGGCGGCTTCTTACTGGTATCGGCACGGCTTCTCTGGTTGCGGTGGGTGCTAATTTTGGTGGAATCACGAGTTTCCTTCTCGGCGTCTCGCCGGAGAGCGCCCGGAGTCTCAAGCTTGATGTGCTTTATCCTATCGGAGGTTACAGTCGCTGCCTTGAAGCAAATGAAGGATTTG aaTTTTTGTATCCATCAAATTGGGTCGGAGATCAAACGTTGTTGTATCGAACAGCTGAGAAAGTAGAAAGATCCCTTGATCCACCGGCTTTGAATAGTGGCGAAAAACGTAGACGAAACGTGAATGAGCCTGTGGTTGCGTTTGGACCACCAGGGTCGAGTGGAGAGCTCAATGTTAGCGTTATTGTCTCACCCGTTCCAATTGATTTCTC GATAGAAGCATTTGGAGGAGCAAAAGAAGTAGGAGAAGCCATTGTGAAGACCATCACAAGCTCAACAAGCAAACGCCCACAAGTGAAGGGGACATTGATTCAATCAAACATAAGAGAAGATTCATTAATGAATGTAAAATACTACATACTAGAATTCCAAGTTGAGGGTTCTTCATTTCAAAGGCATAATGTTGCTGTGTGTTGTGCAAGGAGAGGAAGGTTGTACACTCTAAATGCCCAAGCCCCACAATCGCTATGGCCAATGGTCAAATCAGATTTATATAGGATTGCTGATTCTTTTGTTTTAACCTCTTAA